taagcaattaatcacagaattgaagaaaaaacCACATAATAGTGAATtgtaatcaaggttaagtcaacgttaaacaacaatattcatggctaaatcacaaccccagaactatggattttagccactcatgataatagcaaataatttcataagtgttggataatttaaaatattaagaaaagatgaagaaaactgagatCTCTTCGCTCTCGGATGTTTCTCGTGTGTATTCTACCTTCAAAGTGTCATCTCCTCCCTAAAAATAagcttagtcttgcttttatacgtgttgggtaggtctagggccgaaataaccttgtcccgggcaAAGTTGGATAGAATTCACGCCACCAACGCCCAGCCCAACTGGTAATTGAAGCTTACTGTCTCTGGCACCACAGGTAGCACCAGGCGCTGGCTGTGGCGCTGGAAattcccttttttttgttttttcgtcCGTTTTGGTTCTAATCTCGCACCTTTCGCCCCCAATTGCTCCCGgatcattcctacacataaaaatacctcaaattAATATAAGTCAACACATGTTACATCCTAAATCCACGAAACAAAAGTAAaacatgaggcgatatacatataaatatatatactttaagacAAACATCAGTTATGCTCTGGATGCTACAGCAACACGGGTCTTCACCGACATTCGGCAGCTTTTTGGCATCCTCGGTACTAATCCAGGTTCTATCGTTCTTTCCTTTGGTAATTCATAATTGTTTTTGCTAGTTTTTGCCCGTCTTTACATTATTTTGCCTTAGACTTTTGTTTCCAATTTGACGTGCCATTCTTTAGTTGTGTTTTTTTACATTTGGACTTGCTTTGATTTCCGTTTCTGTGACTACGGTCTTGTATATATAGTAGACTTTATTTCCTTCGTAGTTTATCTTGCCATAGGTTGTAGTGGTTCTAGCATAGTATCCGTTAGATAAGAGTGGCAGGTGTGAGTGACGACAAAGTGAGGTCATGTCCTTGGGTGGGGCAGGGGGTGGGGGCCAAGGGTAGTAGGGGGTAAGGGCTCCACTAGGCTGCGTGTTGGGTCCTTGAATATAGGGACATTGACAGGGAAGTCTATAGAACTAGGGAAGATTCTCCAGAAGAGGAGGatcaatatagcgtgtgtccatgAGACTAGATGGGTGGGGCAAGAACGGGGTAGGTATCTTAGTAGACAAGGATCTCAGGGAGCTGGTGGACGATGTTAAGAGcgtgaatgatagattgatgactATTATGCAAGTGGTTGGTGTGCTCACTTTAAGTATGGTTAGTGTATACGCCACCGCAAGCGGACTTGGGAAAGGAGGTCAAGAGGTAACTCTGGGAGGATTTAGATGAGGTGGTGCATGGTATTCCGCACACCAATAAGATTTTCATAGGAGGTGATTTTAATGGTCATATTGGGGAGACGGCTAGGGGCTATGATGATGTGCATGGCGATTTTGGTTTTGGGGTTCAGAATGAAGGTTGTACTTCGTTGTTGTATTTTGCTAGAGCCTTTGATTTGGAGATAGCTAACTCATATTTTCATAAGAGGGTGGACCACTTGTTCACGTTCCGGAGTTTGGTGGctaagactcagattgattacTTACTCTGCAGGAAGAGGGATAGAGGCCTTTGCACTGATTGCAAGGTTATTCTGAGTGAGTGTCTTTCGGCCCAACATAGGCTCTTGGTTATGGACTTGGAGATTAagagggagaagaagaagagagcgGTGTTTGGTCAACCTATgatcaagtggggagccttgactGAGGACAAAGCTCAGGCTCTGGGGAGAAGTTGTTGGATATTAGGGCTTGGAGGAGTTGTGGGGACACGAATAGTATGTGGACCTCGACAACGAACTGCATTAGGGAAGATACTAGAGCGGTGTTAGAGGTCACGAAGGGTTTCTCCAGGGGTCACGGAGGTGACTTGTGGTGGAATGGATAGGTCTAAGGTAAAGTAGAAGCCAAGAAAGCGGCGTATATGAAATTAGTGGAAAACGCTGACGAGGAAGAGGGGAGGACGAGTAGGGAGTATTATAAGAAGGCTAAGAAAGAGGCGAACCTAGCGTTCACGGCGGCTAAGACCACAACATTTGAATGCCTATATGCGAAACTTGGGGGCAGAGCCGGTGACAAAATATTGTTCAGTTTAGCCAAGGTTCAAGAGAGGAAAGCTCGGGACCTAGACCAAATGAGGTGCTTCAAAGACGAGGATGACAAGGTATTGGTTAAAGACGCGTGCATTAGGCACAAGTGGAAGTcatacttccacaaacttttgAACAAGGATGGGGACAAGAACATTGTGCTTGGTGAGTTGGAGAACTTAGAGAACCGGCATGATTTGAGGTTTTGCAGGCGTATTAAGGTTGAGAAGGTTGAGGAGGTAATGCGGAAGATGAGTATAGGCAGGGCGACTGGGTCAGACGAGATCCCGGTAGAATTTTGGAAGGTCGTGGGACGGGTaggcttggagtggcttactGGACTGTTTAATGTCATTTTAGGACTAAGAAGATACTTGAGGAATTGAGGTGGAgtaacaaaggtgatatccaaaattgtaaCAACTACAGGGGTATCAAGCTACTGAGTCACactatgaaagtgtgggagagggtggtggagagtatggtgaggaggagtgtgtctatttcaGAGAATCAGTTCGTTTTCATGCCGGGGCGTTCAAACACAGAAGCCATTCATCTTGTGAGGAGGTTGGTGGAGCAGTATCAGGAGAGGAAGAGGGACCTGCATATGGTGTTTATCGATTTAGAAAAAGCTTACGATAAAGTCTCAagggaggttttatggagatgtCTGGAGGTTAGTGGTGTTCCAGCAGCGTACATTAGgatgattaaggatatgtacgaTGGAGCGAAGACTGGGGTGAGGACTGTGGAGGTGTTGAcagccaattttgaccctcccttttaaattaaaatatatatacttaataatttacaataaatatttttaaagtattttctaGTAACAAATACTTagtttttacaaattaattaagtattaagttttaaaattaatcacatagtattaatattatgtaattacaaatatactattttaagattattaaaataacttttatatatacattacataggttctataattaatttaatgaattactatttaatttctatttaattAGGCTACTATGTTAAAATTCCGAAATTAGTGTTGCATTTTAGAAAAcaaagtatttttataaataattaattaaaataattagtagtatataataattataattttatcacatttattgaaaattgttaagtttatttaaattagtttcaaAAAGGGATTAAAAGacaaaaggctacaattgcaattctcAATCAAATGTAAAATGGCCatcttttaaattatttctaGCCCAAACGTTCAGTCCCAGTCCGAAATATACCCAGTCCAAACACTCCTCTCTTTTCACTGTGGCAATCCGTGCCATTTCTTTTGTACTAATCATCGCGCGCCACGTCACCCTCCCTCACCACTCACAGAACAAACACACTCACATCTGAGCTGTTGGTCCATCTAATCAATGGTTCACATTTAATctctgattttctcttaatttcaaacaCCCGCCCTAGAGATTTCTTCCCCACCATCCAAAATCCGATGATCGAACGGACACCAAAATCCCCCCTAAAAATCCTAAATGTTCCAAATAATCAGGGTCGTTGATCATTAGATCCAACGGCCCAGGTTCTGTCTCTCATCTGACCCTATTCCCCCcctaaaccctaatcatttcctcTTTGACACATCCGCCTCATTTCCCTTTCCTCTCCCTTTTCTCTCGTCTTCATCAACCATCAATCTCATAACCTTGCaaaaatttgtgcaaggtcaccTAAAACCACTAAAAATCATTCCTTCTATCCCTGCTACACCACGAATCTCGCTGATAATTTCCTCTTTCGATCATAAACTCTTGACCCCTAATCCTAAACCCTAAGCTCAAAAAGGAAACCATCTGATTTTCTCTCATGAGTCAAAGATCGAAGTCTAAAACCACCCTTTGCCTTCTGAAATCCGTGAATCCAGCCGGCTATTCCCTATCTTATCACTCAAAATTCAAACGCCCAAATCTTAACCCTAGATTCAAAGATATAACTTCAAATCTCCGAATTTCCTTCGTGTTCTGTCAAATTGGAGCATGCATGGAGTCGATCTCAGAGTTCATCATCAGGATTCGACGTCCAGAGGTCAAACTCAGTGACCTCTGGACATTAGGGTTTTAACTGTTGGTCCAAAGCTTCAACGGTCGATCTCCTTGTGCTCAAATAAATTCGAACCTGTTTTCCCCTCTGTTTTCTTTCTAATTTCACTCGATTTTGCTACCATCATCAATCTTTCGTCACTTTTTACTCATGATTTTGAATCCGATTGAAACCCTAGAGCCTTAATGGCACTATAAAAGGGGCCTTTAATATTCTCACCTAAAAACAACTACACAATCATCTACCACAACCTCGAATCACCAACTAGACGAAAAGAACAATCATCTAAGAGCAATTCTAAGATTCCAAAACTTAGGATTTCTTACTGATTTCCCTTTTTCTCATTTCTGAGTACTTTCGCTGCTTCGAGCTTGAAGCTTTGGGGTCTTAAGCAACTAAGAGAAGTCTTTGTTTGGCCAGCTGCCGTCGAAAAGGTTAGTATACCTCTAACTTTTCTCTTCTGATCATCTTATTTGAATATTATGAAATACGCTTGTTGTCTTCTGTGAACTATAGTCATTTGTGATTCTTATAACCAATATAGAAATGTTATTTTATATTTATGAAAAGATGTTGTCTACTTATGATCACTTGTCATGCTTCtaagtctttaattaatgttgatcAAGCTATTATGTGACCTCAAATGACTTTCGTTTCTGAGTCTAAATAGTCTACATGATTAATTCCCTTTAACATGCCTTAATGACTTCCATGCTTTTCTAAACTTCTGAGTTTTCTATCAATAGTCCTATTATGACCTTTATTGTAATATTTATCTCTATACATTGCTTACCTGTATTTTTGCGGTTGAGATTATAGTTTGATAATCCTAATTAGGACAAAACTTGAGTTCACAATTTAATCTCTCACCACTTGACTGAAGGATAAAAAgtctaaatatttttaaatgcTCTTCCTCTCTATCAATGCCTGTTAATTCTGGGAATAGTTTCTGAGTTGTCATTGTGACAATCTTGTGTTCATGTCTAACAGATGGTTATACCTATATGAACCAGTGTTGTTAGGATGAATTCTTATGAGCTTCAGTGACCCTTGTGTCTATATTTTGTTGTTATCAAACTGTCTTTCATAGATCAAACTTAGTTATGGCTGTCTTCAATCTAAGTTAAACACACTACCTCATATTTAGATAGAGCCTTCAGTTACATGTTTAAGTCAAAACTTGTTTGATATAGTACTTTCTTGTATTTAATCTCTTTTATGCTACTGCTGACTTTGTAAAGCTTACATTCAGTTGTCATTAAGGTATCTTGCATAAAGTAGGATCTAATCATTCTTGTTATAGTCAagtgataatttttaaaaatctgAGTATGATTACTTCATATCTAGATACTAATATAAGCTATACACCTGAGTTAAACATTTTTTTTCCCTTCACTTCATGACATGGCTACTTGATCCCATAACATGTAAATTTCCATTGTCTGTATAAGTTCACAACCCCACTTGAAGTGTCTGTGTATAACTGATTGAATATTGTAGGTATCCCTGCTTCTCTTCATGACTTCATGATTCCATGCTTTTGTTTTGAAGTTATACTCAGTCctctcttttttattattaatctGAAATTGAATCTGATTTTCAATCATGTGAGAAGTTCTCTATTGCTACTGATTGAACATAGTGGTTTGTttaatattagtattattttgAGAAGGTATTCCATTAAAGTATCTTTAGGAACTCCATGTTGAATCTATAACCTATAATCTTACTAAGAACCCTGATCATGTTTCTGGTACTTCTGATAATATCTAAGAAGTTGTTTGGTATGATTGTTTGTTTAAATCCTTGTCGATGCTTTTTCTGAAAAAATCCAGGCAGTATGGTCAGTCTATGCATGTTTTTGTGGCAAGACCTAAGCTAATCAACTCATAATTAGTTTACCAGGGCAGGAGTATTTGTATTTCTTGTGTTGCTGCATATCTGAACTCTGTATTCTTTATCTTCCCTTTGAATGTGTTTTTCCCTAATGTTTAGACCTTTAACAGTATGTTATAATGTTTCTGTTTCTCTCATATATGTGCTCGAAAGTCTGACCTTCAAATATACCTAACATGTGGATTGTTCATCTGGTGTTAGAAAAATGTAGAAATTTTTGTGTACCCTTATGTTATTCTGTTAGGAGGGAAAAGTATACTTCTGGGGTAGGGGATATAATAACATTTAGTTTATATTGAaagtgcctcattggcacttaaacccATAGGGAAAAATAAGTCATTagtggttaggggtatttgggagtagagtttaactctaggttgggctgctctccccgacacaagcattgccctgggccttgagtcccttgggaactttgaagtgtcagtGGATTCAAAGGGGGGATCGACCTTGAGTAGAACTCCCTCCTTAACCCTTAATTCATTAAAACTTTTGGTTCTTTAGGGGTTTATTATTTAATGACAACGAAATATTTTCAATGTAAATTATTTTCCATGTATGACCACCACATTAGTATAATTTCCCATAGTGTTAGAGTATTTATGTTTTAATATATTTGGTTCCAGTCGTTTATTTATATATTTCATACATGGTTGAATATGCGGAATATATGGAATATGTATCTAATGATTTTATCCTTTCTTTTGGTCATGTACATCCATTTGGGCTTGCTGAGTTCCTAAGGAATTCAGGCCCCATCTCAGCCTTGTTGCATTTTTCTGGAGAGTCCAAAATCAGCTATAGCCGCATCTCTTTATTGCTGGGCCTGCCTTCTTGAGGCCCAATGCTGAATATtactttggaattgatgtaggtAGTATCCCTATCTTTTGTGACAATATTAGCGCTATCAACATGACCAAGAACCCGGTCCATCACAAAAGAACTAAGTACATAGATGTTAAGCATCACTATCTGAGGGATAATTTTGAAAAGGGTTTGATCATTGTGGAATTTTGTGTTACTGATAAGCAAATaactgacatcttcacaaaatctTTGAGTAGAGATCAATTTGAAAGGAAAATGCTAGAATTAGGGAtaattaagatcacctaaaaaaaaTCGGTTCTAACTCAATGATTGGTTAGataatttatgaattttgtaaataattagattagatattgctcagtctcatacttttaATAGTATACTCCTGTGTCATGTGCTAAAATATCTCACTGATGTCTAATGATATTAttcttaattttttgaaaaaaatcattCTTACACAAGAGAACTTTTAGTGAAGAACCTAGTTCATCGAGCTTATAAGGTATGTATTCTACACTCCGCATAAATTGAATTAACTGCATTTGGATCATGATCTAAAAAGAGTCCCACTTTATCCCAAACTAATTTTGAACCAATCAGCTATAAACTAACCAATTTCACCAAGAGTCCCACACGCCATAATTAtcgaaaatttggggaaaagccCAATGTCTCTTCAAACTGGAACTCCCAATGTGATAAGACTTCTAGAGTTCAAAAAGTGTCTTTATACACTCAACCTTCCCTTCTTTAAATTTATCTGCCCCTATCATCTTCTTTCATCTCTTATTTTCTAAAAGACCAAAGCTTCTAAACCCTAAAACTCTCTCAATTTTCTTCATCTACCTACCCTAATCTAATGGCCAACTTACCAAAAAAAACCAAGAACACTAAAAACCCCTCTTCACCACCAAAAGAACCTTCACCCACACCCTCAACCATCCAAACCCCCAAGAAAAAGCATGTTAAGATGCTTACACGAAAAACAGTGGCAAGTAGAGCACATGCCAGGAAATTGAGTGAGTAAATAGCCAGTCAAGCAGAAGAACCCTAAAAATCTGATGAGTCCTTCAAGTCTGCGACTGAGGGGGAAGAACTAGTTTCATCTGAAACTGAGCAGGTAACTTCAGggttgaaattttttgaaattatttctgAAACTGCTGAAAATCTTGAGAAAAGATTTGTCTTGGTTGGCACAATTGCTGGTGTAGAATCTGAGTCTGGAAAAAT
This DNA window, taken from Nicotiana tabacum cultivar K326 chromosome 4, ASM71507v2, whole genome shotgun sequence, encodes the following:
- the LOC107784533 gene encoding uncharacterized protein LOC107784533; its protein translation is MRLDGWGKNGVGILVDKDLRELVDDVKSVNDRLMTIMQVVGVLTLSMVSVYATASGLGKGGQENEGCTSLLYFARAFDLEIANSYFHKRVDHLFTFRSLVAKTQIDYLLCRKRDRGLCTDCKVILSECLSAQHRLLVMDLEIKREKKKRAVFGQPMIKWGALTEDKAQALGRSCWILGLGGVVGTRIVCGPRQRTALGKILERC